A region of Legionella donaldsonii DNA encodes the following proteins:
- the rimO gene encoding 30S ribosomal protein S12 methylthiotransferase RimO: MNHRVGFVSLGCPKALVDSERIITQLRAQGYDLVSSYQDAGVVVINTCGFIDAAVKESLDTIKEAMAENGRVIVTGCLGAKADIIREACPDVLHISGAHAYEEVVRAVHRHLPPPVDPFTQLVPPQGIKLTPRHYAYLKISEGCNQKCTFCIIPTMRGKLQSYSLPQILSEAKRLKDAGVQELLVISQDTSAYGVDTRYQPVEWQGKTISTRFYDLCEQLGDLGIWVRLHYVYPYPHVDEIIPLMSDRLILPYLDIPLQHASSRVLKAMKRPASSENTLARIAQWRDICPDITLRSTFIVGFPGETEDEFEELLSFLQEAELDRVGCFQYSPVEGAKANELANPVPEHIKEERYHRFMQVQAEISRAKLAAKIGSRQTVLIDEINEEQIIARSKSDAPEIDGLVFLPLNNNVRVGDLVDIKVTDSDDYDLYGDFDTTSH; the protein is encoded by the coding sequence ATGAATCATAGAGTGGGCTTTGTCAGTTTGGGTTGTCCTAAAGCACTGGTGGATTCAGAGCGAATCATTACTCAACTGCGTGCTCAGGGCTATGATTTGGTATCCAGTTATCAAGATGCCGGAGTCGTGGTAATCAATACCTGTGGCTTTATTGATGCAGCAGTCAAAGAATCTTTGGACACCATTAAAGAAGCGATGGCCGAAAATGGACGTGTTATTGTAACAGGTTGCCTCGGTGCCAAAGCAGATATTATTCGTGAAGCATGCCCTGATGTATTACATATCAGTGGTGCGCATGCTTACGAGGAAGTTGTCCGTGCTGTGCATAGGCATTTACCACCTCCTGTAGATCCCTTCACCCAACTAGTACCCCCTCAAGGCATTAAATTAACACCGCGTCATTATGCCTATTTAAAAATTTCAGAAGGTTGCAATCAAAAATGTACCTTTTGCATCATTCCCACCATGCGCGGTAAATTACAAAGTTATTCTCTGCCACAAATACTAAGTGAAGCAAAACGCTTGAAAGATGCAGGGGTACAGGAATTATTGGTTATTTCCCAAGATACTAGTGCCTATGGTGTCGATACTCGTTATCAACCGGTTGAATGGCAAGGTAAAACAATCAGCACTCGTTTTTATGATTTATGTGAGCAACTCGGCGATTTAGGTATTTGGGTACGTCTGCATTATGTTTATCCCTATCCGCATGTCGATGAGATTATCCCATTAATGAGTGACCGATTAATTCTCCCTTATCTGGATATTCCACTGCAACATGCCAGCTCACGGGTGTTAAAAGCAATGAAACGCCCGGCCAGTAGTGAAAACACCTTGGCGCGTATTGCTCAATGGCGTGACATTTGTCCTGACATTACCTTACGTTCCACGTTTATTGTTGGCTTTCCCGGTGAAACGGAAGACGAATTTGAAGAATTGCTGAGCTTTTTGCAAGAAGCCGAGCTGGATCGTGTTGGTTGTTTTCAATATTCGCCAGTTGAAGGGGCTAAAGCCAATGAATTGGCAAACCCGGTTCCTGAACATATCAAAGAAGAACGATATCATCGTTTTATGCAAGTGCAGGCTGAAATCAGTCGCGCTAAGCTGGCTGCCAAAATTGGTTCACGTCAAACCGTTTTAATTGATGAAATTAACGAAGAACAAATTATTGCGCGCAGCAAAAGTGATGCACCGGAAATAGATGGTCTAGTCTTTTTACCACTGAATAATAATGTTCGTGTCGGCGACTTGGTAGATATTAAAGTGACCGACAGTGATGATTACGATCTCTATGGTGACTTTGATACTACCAGTCACTAG